One part of the Flavobacterium johnsoniae UW101 genome encodes these proteins:
- a CDS encoding efflux RND transporter permease subunit translates to MIKNLLIFSLRNRWVIIAINLVLMAVGFWCFTKLKIEAYPDIADTNVIIVAQYDGRAAEEVEQQVTVPIERALQNTPNVLDRRSRTIFGLSVVQLTFKDGTDDYFARQQVTERLTEAELPDGVTPSLAPLSTAVGEIFRYVVEAPSNYSQAELRDLQDWVIKPALLQVPGIADVTTFGGPLKQFHIITSPEKLRKYNLTLQNVMDAVDANNQNTGGNIIERGGQGFAVRGLGAIKTERDIQNIVLKSENGMPIFVRDVATVEITPPPPSGVMGYTVTQDKKDVSSGVEGIILLRRYENPSEVLKLLKERMAELQENDLPQGVKLRPMYDRTFLIDHSLETVAHTLFEGISIVIILLILFLGSVRSALVVALTIPFALLFAFILMRLTGIPANLLSLGAIDFGIIVDGACLMAEHLIRKYRTATPEEKQEGIVQITLQAAQEVGREIFFSVTIIILAYMPILLMTRVEGKLFSPMALTLAFAVIGSMLGALTFIPVLISFVYRKAMLDVDKPIKEHKNVVLDYLTKSYEKTLSGFLNNYKKTTIIGFSIVAVFILCGLKLGTEFLPTLDEGSIFLRGNFPAGISIQENAKYAPKIRKIIAKYPQISYVITQTGRNDDGTDPFPANRNEILVGLKDYKLWSDTIAKKDLVEIIKKDLQQQIPSVQFSSGQPIIDQVMEIVNGSAADLAVSVVGDDLEMMRKKAETIAQIAKNTQGAENVNIEQEGEQEQLAIDINREQAARFGINVADIQNMIEVAIGGKTVSTLYDGAKRYDIVVRFLPQYRNSIDAIKAILVPSSNGALIPMDQLADIHFVEGQTNIYRYGSKRMITVRTNIRGRDQGSFVKELQAKVDKNVTVPKGYSIIYGGQYENLERAGKQLAFTIPLTIIMVFLFLFMLYKNFQHTMITMSCILFALGGGIMALLIRGYYFNVSAGVGFVSIFGISVMSGVLLVSALNRKTLFKNDNLQENVLTASKEQLRALLSILVVAIVGLIPAATSSGIGSDVQRPLATVIIGGLTSTLFFAPILIPPLYFWMNERK, encoded by the coding sequence ATGATTAAAAATTTACTCATATTCAGTCTTCGTAACCGATGGGTTATAATTGCAATCAACCTTGTTTTAATGGCAGTTGGTTTTTGGTGTTTTACTAAATTAAAAATAGAAGCATACCCGGATATTGCAGATACCAATGTAATTATTGTAGCGCAGTATGACGGAAGAGCCGCTGAGGAAGTAGAACAGCAGGTTACGGTTCCTATTGAACGTGCTTTGCAGAATACGCCAAATGTTTTAGACCGCAGAAGCAGAACTATTTTTGGTTTGTCTGTAGTTCAACTTACTTTTAAAGACGGTACAGATGATTATTTTGCGCGTCAGCAGGTAACAGAACGACTTACAGAAGCTGAATTGCCGGATGGAGTTACACCTTCATTGGCACCGCTTTCTACCGCCGTTGGCGAGATTTTCAGATATGTTGTAGAAGCACCGTCAAACTACAGCCAGGCAGAACTTAGAGATTTACAGGACTGGGTAATAAAACCTGCCTTGCTGCAAGTACCGGGAATTGCCGATGTAACTACTTTTGGCGGACCATTAAAGCAGTTTCATATTATTACTTCGCCGGAAAAGTTAAGAAAATACAATCTTACGCTTCAAAACGTAATGGATGCAGTAGATGCAAACAATCAAAATACAGGCGGAAATATAATTGAAAGAGGCGGACAAGGTTTTGCGGTGCGTGGTTTAGGAGCGATTAAGACAGAACGCGATATTCAAAACATTGTTCTTAAATCAGAAAATGGAATGCCCATTTTTGTTCGTGACGTGGCAACCGTAGAAATCACGCCTCCTCCGCCAAGCGGCGTTATGGGGTATACGGTTACTCAGGACAAAAAAGATGTAAGCAGTGGTGTTGAAGGTATTATTCTTTTAAGGCGATATGAAAACCCAAGCGAAGTTTTAAAATTGTTAAAAGAAAGAATGGCTGAGCTGCAGGAAAATGATTTACCTCAAGGCGTAAAACTGCGTCCTATGTACGACAGAACATTCCTGATTGATCATTCGCTTGAAACTGTTGCACATACCTTATTTGAAGGGATTTCGATTGTAATTATATTATTGATTTTGTTTCTAGGAAGTGTCCGAAGTGCATTGGTTGTAGCTTTAACGATTCCGTTTGCATTATTGTTTGCTTTTATTTTAATGCGGCTTACGGGTATTCCTGCCAATCTGCTTTCGCTTGGTGCAATAGATTTCGGAATTATTGTAGATGGCGCTTGTTTGATGGCAGAACATCTCATAAGGAAATACAGAACAGCTACACCAGAAGAAAAACAAGAAGGCATTGTGCAAATTACACTTCAGGCTGCTCAGGAAGTTGGAAGAGAGATTTTCTTCTCGGTAACAATTATTATATTGGCCTATATGCCAATACTTTTAATGACTCGGGTAGAGGGAAAATTGTTTTCTCCGATGGCTTTAACTTTGGCTTTTGCGGTTATCGGTTCAATGCTGGGAGCGCTTACCTTTATTCCTGTCCTCATTTCGTTTGTTTACAGAAAGGCAATGCTCGATGTAGATAAACCCATAAAAGAACACAAAAATGTGGTCTTGGACTATTTAACGAAATCATACGAAAAAACATTATCCGGATTTTTAAATAATTATAAAAAAACAACGATAATTGGTTTCTCGATAGTAGCAGTATTTATTTTATGCGGCTTAAAATTAGGAACCGAATTTTTACCAACATTAGATGAAGGATCGATCTTTTTAAGAGGAAATTTTCCAGCCGGAATTTCGATACAGGAAAATGCTAAATATGCTCCTAAAATCAGAAAAATAATCGCGAAGTATCCTCAAATATCTTACGTAATAACACAAACCGGACGTAATGATGATGGTACCGATCCGTTTCCTGCTAATAGAAATGAAATTTTAGTGGGATTAAAAGATTATAAACTCTGGAGCGATACTATTGCTAAGAAAGATTTGGTCGAAATAATTAAAAAAGATCTGCAGCAGCAGATTCCATCAGTACAATTTTCTTCAGGACAGCCTATTATTGATCAAGTTATGGAAATTGTAAACGGAAGTGCGGCAGACCTGGCAGTTTCAGTCGTAGGCGATGATTTGGAAATGATGAGAAAAAAAGCAGAAACAATTGCACAAATTGCCAAAAATACGCAAGGAGCTGAGAATGTTAATATTGAACAAGAAGGAGAGCAAGAACAACTGGCAATTGATATAAATAGGGAACAAGCGGCAAGATTCGGAATTAATGTGGCTGATATTCAAAATATGATCGAAGTAGCAATTGGCGGTAAAACAGTTTCAACCTTGTATGATGGAGCAAAACGTTATGATATTGTAGTTCGTTTTTTACCGCAGTACAGAAACTCTATTGATGCAATAAAAGCTATTTTAGTACCATCTTCAAATGGTGCATTAATACCAATGGATCAATTGGCAGACATACATTTTGTTGAAGGGCAGACTAATATTTATCGTTACGGCAGTAAACGCATGATTACTGTTAGAACCAATATCAGGGGAAGGGATCAGGGAAGTTTTGTAAAAGAATTACAAGCAAAAGTAGATAAAAATGTTACCGTGCCTAAAGGATACAGCATCATTTACGGAGGACAATATGAAAATCTGGAACGAGCAGGAAAACAATTAGCATTCACTATTCCATTAACAATTATTATGGTTTTTTTATTCCTGTTTATGCTGTATAAAAATTTTCAGCATACTATGATTACCATGAGTTGTATTTTGTTTGCTCTTGGTGGCGGTATTATGGCTTTACTTATTAGAGGTTATTACTTTAATGTTTCTGCAGGTGTTGGTTTTGTGAGCATTTTTGGAATTTCAGTAATGTCGGGAGTACTGCTTGTATCGGCTTTAAATAGAAAAACATTATTTAAGAATGATAATCTGCAGGAAAATGTACTAACGGCTTCAAAAGAGCAGTTAAGAGCCTTGTTGTCGATTCTGGTTGTGGCTATTGTTGGTCTTATACCTGCGGCTACATCTTCAGGAATTGGTTCAGATGTGCAGCGACCGCTTGCAACGGTAATTATAGGCGGATTGACTAGTACATTATTTTTTGCTCCAATACTGATTCCTCCTTTATATTTTTGGATGAACGAGAGAAAATGA
- a CDS encoding DUF190 domain-containing protein, whose amino-acid sequence MIQAQVYIDKDELKGTQPLYEYILRFLIEHKIKGATVFYGKIGYGASRYLNRPHDLFSFDKIPLLINFIDEDEKVKSVLTALRKVYKGGFIVTNQVEKW is encoded by the coding sequence ATGATTCAGGCACAAGTATATATAGATAAAGACGAGTTAAAAGGAACACAGCCTTTATACGAGTACATTTTAAGATTTTTGATTGAACACAAAATTAAGGGAGCAACAGTATTTTATGGCAAAATAGGGTATGGAGCCAGCCGCTATCTTAACAGACCGCATGATTTGTTCAGTTTTGATAAAATACCCTTATTGATCAATTTTATAGATGAGGATGAAAAGGTAAAATCTGTTTTAACAGCTTTGCGAAAAGTCTATAAAGGAGGTTTTATAGTTACGAATCAAGTAGAAAAATGGTAA
- a CDS encoding efflux RND transporter periplasmic adaptor subunit — protein sequence MKHLLKYSGIIVLFLYACGGKENKPNQTVNNMPEVKNNGKTIVFPTDSSAVFFETESIGNSILNNQITAPAKVSATVMKSQEGASQNIILFENPDLAASYTQLIQHLANVNQIQNKNIKQKQIEVDRAKDLLAHGAATGKDLLEAQTALSVEQTNLANEKAALIEFETDLKAGGFEPEALKRAKAGTSFIICDIPENQISRIKNGDNCTVQFTAFPNEKFSGKIDAIADMIDQSTRMVKLRISLNNSSGKFKAGMFAAVSFGISEGDNISIDKNSLVTVQAKNYVFVKKGSKEFERTEVTIGNQIGDRIVVYNGLTNGDAIAVKGVMQLKGLSFGY from the coding sequence ATGAAACATTTATTAAAGTATAGCGGCATTATAGTATTGTTTCTTTATGCCTGCGGCGGCAAAGAAAACAAACCAAATCAGACAGTAAACAACATGCCTGAGGTAAAAAATAATGGAAAAACAATTGTATTTCCTACCGACAGCAGTGCCGTCTTTTTTGAAACAGAATCCATTGGAAATTCAATTCTTAATAATCAAATTACTGCTCCAGCCAAAGTTTCGGCAACGGTTATGAAATCACAGGAAGGAGCATCGCAGAATATTATATTATTCGAAAACCCTGATTTGGCTGCCAGTTATACACAGCTTATTCAGCACTTGGCTAATGTTAATCAAATCCAGAATAAAAACATTAAACAAAAACAAATAGAAGTGGACCGTGCTAAAGACTTACTGGCGCATGGTGCAGCAACAGGAAAAGATTTGCTGGAAGCACAGACAGCGTTATCTGTCGAACAAACTAATTTGGCCAATGAAAAAGCGGCTTTGATTGAGTTCGAAACAGACTTGAAAGCCGGAGGATTTGAACCCGAAGCACTTAAAAGAGCAAAAGCAGGAACATCATTTATTATTTGTGATATTCCGGAGAACCAAATAAGCAGAATCAAAAACGGAGACAACTGTACAGTGCAATTTACAGCATTTCCCAATGAAAAATTCTCTGGAAAAATTGATGCTATTGCCGATATGATTGATCAGTCTACCAGAATGGTTAAACTTCGAATAAGCCTAAATAATTCAAGCGGTAAATTTAAAGCAGGCATGTTTGCTGCGGTTTCTTTTGGCATAAGCGAAGGTGATAATATAAGCATCGATAAAAATTCATTGGTTACGGTTCAGGCAAAAAACTATGTTTTTGTAAAGAAAGGCAGTAAAGAATTTGAACGAACAGAAGTTACAATAGGAAATCAGATTGGAGACAGAATCGTTGTTTATAATGGTTTAACGAACGGTGATGCTATAGCTGTAAAAGGCGTTATGCAGTTAAAAGGACTCAGTTTTGGATATTAA
- a CDS encoding TolC family protein yields MSKHYFLLFVLLTLFSITGIAQTNYSLQKSLQTAKNNNPVLKSQHYEVDIAQSDIVTAKLRPNLIFGFNYIGIAAEKNYAPNTGFFNSANTQTNLQLGKVFQLAGTRKNKIDFASQNSVLTQKNYNEIERNLFQDVGLKWVDVWAAQKQLEIVKKASSNLDSLVIINKVRLKNQVITETDLNRTTLLANQYTLEIRKAEQNLKNELVSLKYLLGAQEEINIDSSDDFVFVLPSNLEDFLQEALDKRTDALASKSILDVANTNINLQKSLAYPQPELGLIYNPQNTIPYVGLYGTIELPFFTRNQGEIKKSNYLKQQAEQNLIATQGLIKTEITNAFNAYQTQKSNLESFSALVSRSESILKSVKYSYLRGGTTIIDFLEAQRSWLDIQQQYYDSMQEYRISYIKLLYASGLINQIAQ; encoded by the coding sequence ATGTCGAAACATTACTTTCTTTTATTTGTCTTGTTGACTTTATTTTCCATAACAGGAATAGCACAAACAAATTATAGTCTTCAAAAATCCCTCCAGACAGCAAAAAACAATAATCCCGTTCTCAAAAGCCAGCATTATGAAGTAGATATTGCTCAAAGTGATATTGTAACGGCGAAATTAAGACCCAATCTAATTTTTGGTTTTAACTATATTGGCATCGCGGCAGAAAAAAACTATGCGCCTAATACCGGTTTTTTTAATAGTGCTAATACGCAGACGAATTTACAATTAGGCAAAGTTTTTCAGCTTGCAGGAACACGCAAAAATAAAATTGATTTTGCCAGTCAAAACTCAGTTTTAACTCAAAAAAACTACAATGAAATAGAACGTAACCTTTTTCAGGATGTAGGTTTGAAATGGGTTGATGTGTGGGCTGCGCAAAAACAATTGGAAATAGTAAAAAAAGCAAGCAGTAACTTAGACAGCTTGGTGATTATAAATAAAGTACGTTTAAAAAATCAGGTAATTACAGAAACAGATTTAAACCGTACAACTCTGCTGGCAAATCAATATACATTAGAAATAAGAAAAGCAGAACAAAATTTAAAAAACGAATTAGTCAGTCTGAAATATTTACTGGGCGCTCAGGAAGAAATAAATATTGATTCTAGTGATGATTTTGTATTTGTTCTGCCTTCTAATTTAGAAGATTTTTTACAGGAAGCTTTAGACAAACGAACAGATGCTTTGGCTTCTAAATCAATTTTAGATGTTGCTAATACTAATATCAATCTTCAAAAATCATTAGCTTATCCGCAGCCTGAACTGGGATTAATTTACAATCCGCAAAACACAATTCCGTATGTAGGTTTGTATGGTACAATTGAGCTTCCTTTTTTTACAAGAAATCAGGGTGAAATAAAAAAGTCAAATTACTTAAAACAGCAGGCAGAACAAAACCTGATAGCTACACAAGGACTGATTAAGACAGAAATAACCAATGCATTTAATGCTTACCAGACTCAAAAAAGCAATCTTGAAAGTTTTAGCGCATTAGTATCCAGATCAGAAAGTATTTTAAAGAGTGTAAAATATTCTTATTTAAGAGGCGGTACTACCATTATTGATTTTCTGGAAGCACAGCGCAGCTGGCTCGATATACAACAGCAATATTATGATTCGATGCAGGAGTATAGAATTAGTTATATCAAACTGCTTTATGCTTCAGGGTTAATTAATCAAATAGCTCAATAA
- a CDS encoding NAD(P)H-dependent oxidoreductase has product MKLLDALKWRYAAKKMNGQVVPQEKIDYILEAARLAPSSSGLQPYKIFVITNKELQEKIKTVGFEQSQIVDASHVLVFAAWDGYSLEKISEVFERTTAERGIPASAMDEYKERLWGMYKDLGQEWHANHAAKQAYISFGLAIAAAAEQEVDATPMEGFIPAEVDKLLGLNELGLKSVLVLPLGYRDASNDWLVNLKKVRTPQSEFITEIK; this is encoded by the coding sequence ATGAAATTACTAGATGCTCTAAAATGGCGCTATGCAGCCAAAAAAATGAACGGACAAGTTGTACCGCAGGAAAAAATCGATTATATACTAGAAGCTGCAAGATTAGCTCCTTCTTCATCTGGTTTACAGCCATATAAAATTTTTGTAATTACGAATAAGGAATTACAGGAAAAAATAAAAACTGTAGGTTTTGAACAAAGCCAAATTGTGGATGCTTCTCACGTATTGGTTTTTGCGGCATGGGATGGATACTCTTTAGAAAAAATATCAGAAGTTTTTGAAAGAACAACGGCTGAAAGAGGAATTCCGGCAAGTGCTATGGATGAATATAAAGAAAGACTTTGGGGAATGTATAAAGATCTTGGTCAGGAATGGCATGCCAATCATGCAGCAAAACAAGCGTACATTTCGTTTGGTTTAGCTATTGCTGCAGCTGCAGAACAAGAGGTTGATGCTACACCAATGGAAGGTTTTATCCCAGCCGAGGTAGATAAATTATTAGGTTTAAACGAGCTTGGTCTTAAAAGTGTATTAGTACTGCCTTTGGGTTACAGAGATGCTTCTAACGATTGGTTAGTGAACCTAAAAAAAGTAAGAACTCCGCAAAGCGAATTCATTACTGAAATAAAATAA
- a CDS encoding polysaccharide deacetylase family protein, translating to MKQQEIVLIEGKNFSSDQFFNQVKAEFDQLYAESEFKRRQLSISFHDRIGGTPQMVKTTSDLLEYIKKHNGVTFKRKDEIAKMTLEDKTSIRE from the coding sequence TTGAAACAACAGGAAATTGTTTTGATTGAAGGCAAAAACTTTTCTTCAGATCAATTTTTTAATCAGGTTAAGGCTGAATTTGACCAGCTTTATGCAGAAAGTGAATTTAAGCGAAGACAGCTTTCTATCAGTTTTCACGACCGAATTGGCGGTACACCGCAAATGGTTAAAACTACTTCTGATTTATTAGAGTATATCAAAAAACATAATGGCGTTACTTTTAAAAGAAAAGATGAAATAGCTAAAATGACGCTTGAGGATAAAACATCAATTCGTGAATAA
- a CDS encoding RagB/SusD family nutrient uptake outer membrane protein has product MKKYIKHKITRLLPFAVLAVLSSSCSKDFLDSDPLSFYEPGTTFSTEAGLQATLALCDKQLRNNYIHFGYSGVSVPIGTEYLFSDMAQYGKTDTGSNIADYANTIVPTGDFRRDAGGESIYLGFMWTEAYTGIKNANTVLTYIGNVTSLSEEVKNKYIGQAYFHRAYRYLNLVYQFGDIPLITKILEVPKQSYYSTKKEAIIEMITADMEKAVEWVPEQAKIGYVGMISKGACRQLLIKCYLASGRFADAEAQANILINQSGYSLVQNTLGIFDPGGNPTAWPITRNVIWDLHRPENKVISANTEAILVAPNGGAQSFLAFSSMRIFGPNWNDANLITPDGKTAAPRFPLTDKTNYNAKYDYQRAIGRGIGTISGSYYSQHPMWVVNGVEDKVDLRHNSTVGNWVNMEDLKYAPGAGGSAAWAGQNFRMKDASGKLLAQDSIRDWFDFPHYKIFYHDVVAEANPAANDFQGATAGASAHMYIYRLAETYLLRAEARFYQGNVSGAAQDVNAVRTRAKASQMYTTVTIGDICAERGRELYMEEWRNVELKRISHCLALSGKPDEWGNTYNKDTWDKQAGKDASGGSYWWQRIVHYTLYNKYPGGISLKPGVKFYSMDKRNNYWPIPFRLAIEPNIRGQLSQNFGYDGYNAGVKVWDKWQDAVDDESKI; this is encoded by the coding sequence ATGAAAAAATATATAAAACATAAAATTACAAGACTATTGCCTTTCGCAGTATTGGCAGTGCTTTCCAGCTCTTGTTCAAAAGATTTTCTTGACTCAGATCCGCTTTCGTTTTACGAACCGGGAACTACATTTTCTACAGAAGCCGGATTACAGGCAACTTTAGCATTGTGTGACAAACAGCTGCGTAATAATTATATTCACTTTGGTTATTCTGGTGTGAGTGTGCCTATTGGTACAGAATATCTTTTCTCAGATATGGCACAGTATGGAAAAACTGATACAGGCAGTAATATTGCTGATTATGCCAATACTATTGTTCCTACTGGAGATTTTAGAAGAGATGCAGGCGGTGAATCTATTTATCTTGGATTTATGTGGACAGAAGCCTATACAGGTATCAAAAATGCTAATACAGTATTAACCTATATTGGTAATGTGACAAGTTTATCTGAAGAAGTTAAAAATAAATATATCGGTCAGGCTTATTTTCACAGAGCATACCGATATCTTAATCTAGTGTATCAATTTGGAGATATTCCGCTGATCACTAAAATTTTGGAAGTTCCAAAGCAGAGTTATTATTCTACAAAAAAAGAAGCCATCATTGAAATGATTACGGCTGATATGGAGAAAGCTGTAGAATGGGTTCCGGAACAGGCAAAAATAGGTTATGTGGGTATGATTAGTAAAGGTGCCTGCCGTCAGTTATTGATTAAATGTTATTTAGCATCCGGAAGATTTGCCGATGCTGAAGCACAAGCGAATATTTTGATTAATCAATCTGGTTATTCTTTGGTACAAAATACTTTAGGAATATTTGATCCGGGAGGAAACCCAACGGCATGGCCTATTACAAGAAATGTAATCTGGGATTTGCACAGACCTGAAAACAAAGTGATTTCTGCAAATACAGAGGCTATTTTGGTAGCACCAAATGGAGGAGCACAGTCATTTTTAGCATTTTCTTCAATGAGAATTTTTGGTCCAAACTGGAATGATGCCAACTTAATTACTCCTGACGGAAAAACAGCTGCGCCTCGTTTTCCATTGACGGATAAAACCAATTATAATGCAAAGTATGATTATCAAAGAGCAATAGGGCGTGGTATTGGTACAATCAGCGGTTCTTATTACTCACAGCATCCTATGTGGGTTGTAAATGGTGTTGAAGATAAGGTCGATCTTAGACATAACAGTACTGTTGGTAACTGGGTAAATATGGAAGATCTTAAATATGCTCCGGGTGCTGGCGGAAGTGCAGCGTGGGCTGGTCAAAATTTTAGAATGAAAGATGCATCTGGCAAGTTGTTAGCGCAGGATTCTATTCGTGACTGGTTTGATTTCCCGCATTATAAAATCTTTTATCACGATGTTGTGGCCGAAGCTAATCCGGCAGCAAATGATTTTCAGGGAGCGACTGCAGGAGCAAGTGCGCATATGTATATCTATCGTTTAGCCGAAACTTATTTGTTACGTGCAGAAGCCCGTTTTTATCAAGGCAATGTTTCAGGTGCAGCTCAGGACGTAAATGCTGTAAGAACACGAGCAAAAGCTTCACAAATGTATACTACGGTAACTATTGGTGATATTTGTGCAGAAAGAGGAAGAGAACTTTATATGGAAGAATGGAGAAATGTAGAGTTAAAACGTATTTCGCACTGTCTGGCCTTGAGCGGAAAACCAGATGAATGGGGAAATACGTATAACAAAGACACTTGGGATAAACAAGCAGGAAAAGACGCATCTGGAGGAAGTTATTGGTGGCAGCGTATTGTTCATTATACACTTTATAACAAATATCCGGGAGGTATTTCTTTAAAACCAGGTGTAAAGTTTTATTCTATGGATAAACGCAACAATTACTGGCCTATTCCATTTAGACTTGCAATCGAGCCTAACATTAGAGGTCAGTTAAGCCAGAATTTTGGTTATGACGGATATAATGCAGGAGTAAAAGTTTGGGATAAATGGCAGGATGCTGTTGATGACGAAAGTAAAATTTAA